A window of the Candidatus Tisiphia endosymbiont of Dascillus cervinus genome harbors these coding sequences:
- the rpmE gene encoding 50S ribosomal protein L31 — translation MKTGIHPKYKKFKIIISKDVFETNSGGHAEEILMDVDYRKHPAWTKESGNVVNQSNKNISDFNKKFAGLSFGKKV, via the coding sequence ATGAAAACTGGAATACACCCAAAATATAAAAAATTCAAAATTATTATTAGTAAGGATGTTTTTGAAACAAACTCCGGTGGTCATGCAGAAGAGATTTTGATGGATGTTGATTATAGGAAACATCCAGCATGGACTAAAGAATCTGGAAATGTTGTTAACCAATCTAATAAAAATATCAGTGACTTTAATAAGAAGTTTGCTGGGCTTAGTTTTGGTAAAAAAGTATAG
- the rpmB gene encoding 50S ribosomal protein L28, whose product MSRRCELSGVGVLYGNKVSHSQRKTRRRFEPNLRVVRFASDLTKQEYKLSVNAKCMRSVEKVGGFDAYMLKISCDVLSDKAKVIKRKIAEKKVGASL is encoded by the coding sequence ATGTCTCGTAGATGTGAGCTTAGTGGAGTAGGTGTTTTATATGGTAATAAAGTATCACACTCACAAAGAAAAACTAGAAGACGATTTGAACCTAACCTAAGGGTGGTGAGGTTTGCAAGTGATCTGACGAAGCAAGAATATAAGCTTTCGGTAAATGCCAAGTGTATGCGTTCTGTTGAGAAAGTAGGTGGTTTTGATGCATATATGCTTAAAATATCATGTGATGTACTCTCAGATAAAGCAAAGGTAATTAAAAGAAAGATAGCTGAGAAAAAAGTTGGTGCTTCATTATGA